In one window of Poriferisphaera corsica DNA:
- a CDS encoding class I adenylate-forming enzyme family protein, whose protein sequence is MSLLWPILKKAIFNFKKTAVIDDQREWSYGKLLGGALFAAQFIEKMTRRKNVGILLPTCGATPVAILGCWLTRKAAVPFNFLLSPDELEYIIKDSDIDLLITVDQMLDYVGGEKVIPKGVKLMKLNKMKFKGIPKLRLPPRLKDDELAVLLYTSGTSGKPKGVMLTHGNLQSNVTDCINHAGLTEWDIFISVLPQFHSFGLTACTLIPLSLGTKVIYTARFMPTKILELFRKHKPGIFMAVPSMYGALMSIKSAKPEDFSSMTLAISGGEPLSDAIYESFKERFNIGILEGYGLTETSPALNWSTQKNNRKHSVGKKLPRVKQYIVDEHNNVLGPNEEGELLVSGPNVMKGYYKLPEMSAEVMTELTLPDGSKDSVFRTGDICKIDEDGYLFITGRKKEMIIVGGENIFPREIEEVLNFADGVMASAVIGKLDDIRGEVPIAFVEMVEGAEFDEKTLRAHCRDNLAQYKVPREIRLIDELPRNPTGKIMRRKLEV, encoded by the coding sequence GTGAGCTTACTTTGGCCTATCTTAAAGAAGGCAATTTTTAATTTTAAGAAAACAGCTGTTATCGATGACCAACGAGAGTGGAGTTATGGGAAGCTCTTGGGTGGTGCGCTTTTTGCTGCCCAGTTCATCGAAAAGATGACCCGTCGCAAGAACGTGGGCATCTTATTGCCGACTTGCGGCGCAACACCTGTTGCGATCCTGGGTTGCTGGCTAACGCGCAAAGCAGCGGTCCCATTTAACTTCCTGCTCTCACCCGATGAGCTTGAGTACATCATCAAAGATTCTGACATTGATCTGCTGATCACGGTCGATCAGATGCTCGACTATGTTGGCGGTGAAAAAGTCATCCCTAAGGGTGTGAAGCTGATGAAGCTCAACAAGATGAAGTTTAAAGGCATACCGAAATTGCGTCTTCCACCTCGCTTAAAAGACGATGAGTTGGCGGTACTGCTCTATACGTCAGGAACCAGCGGCAAGCCCAAGGGCGTCATGCTCACACATGGCAACCTTCAGTCAAACGTCACCGACTGCATCAACCATGCAGGACTGACCGAATGGGATATCTTCATCTCGGTATTGCCACAATTCCACTCGTTCGGCCTGACAGCCTGTACTTTGATCCCACTGAGTCTCGGAACCAAAGTCATCTACACCGCACGGTTTATGCCAACGAAAATTCTCGAACTGTTTCGAAAACACAAGCCCGGCATCTTCATGGCTGTGCCATCAATGTATGGCGCTCTCATGTCGATCAAAAGCGCAAAACCTGAAGATTTTAGCAGTATGACCCTCGCAATCAGTGGCGGTGAGCCGCTCTCTGATGCGATCTATGAATCGTTCAAAGAGCGTTTCAACATTGGCATCCTCGAAGGCTATGGTCTTACCGAAACATCACCTGCACTAAATTGGTCGACTCAAAAAAACAACCGCAAACACTCTGTCGGCAAGAAGCTTCCTCGCGTCAAACAATACATCGTTGACGAACACAACAATGTTCTTGGCCCGAACGAAGAAGGCGAGCTGCTCGTCAGCGGGCCGAATGTTATGAAGGGCTACTACAAGTTGCCGGAGATGAGCGCGGAGGTGATGACAGAATTGACGCTGCCCGACGGCTCAAAAGATTCTGTTTTCCGAACAGGCGATATCTGCAAAATTGATGAAGATGGGTATCTCTTCATCACAGGCCGCAAGAAGGAAATGATTATTGTTGGCGGCGAAAACATCTTCCCACGTGAGATCGAAGAAGTACTCAACTTCGCTGACGGCGTCATGGCCAGTGCAGTTATCGGTAAACTCGATGACATCCGCGGCGAGGTACCCATTGCTTTTGTGGAGATGGTTGAAGGCGCTGAGTTTGATGAAAAAACATTGCGGGCACATTGCCGCGACAATTTAGCTCAGTACAAAGTACCGCGTGAAATCCGTCTAATCGACGAATTGCCTCGTAATCCAACCGGCAAGATTATGAGACGCAAGCTAGAAGTCTAA
- a CDS encoding multicopper oxidase family protein has protein sequence MARKVSRRNFFATTAAAIAGSAAAIKAHAEDVTAKKAIKNALTSESAEIPEPVLPLSLDGNSYKLKMEDALEPLPMDPARDSFPRVDMNRSYSMPPATMGRQMGRVQTIGQPALGYEMDGNVKVFRLIAQPIETNITYGFTKETYTLLDESGPYEQFRYRPTASKKLLGWGFNGICPGPTLEAFEGDRVRIIVRNELPQPTSIHWHGFKIPFAQDGATGYFPWNASRPILPGDEQTYEFTLHQSGTLMYHSGFNVLVQEGMGLAGMFIVHPKKEEHPIDCDIAILLQQWNFFPGNAAPNLMSMEAKIATFNGKTLPTLPMIHCKQGDRVRIRFGNLSLLSHPIHLHGYDFEVVGTTGGPIPKTARYRESTIDIAPGQTRDIELVAWNPGTWRLHCHVLHHTVNMMANAPMGIMPPEGMFTYLQVEPRNPNDNPKSPDAPWKYEGDWSKI, from the coding sequence ATGGCGAGAAAAGTAAGCAGACGCAATTTCTTCGCAACGACCGCCGCCGCTATCGCAGGCAGCGCCGCCGCCATCAAAGCGCACGCCGAAGATGTGACGGCCAAAAAAGCCATCAAAAATGCACTAACCAGTGAATCCGCTGAAATTCCTGAGCCAGTTCTGCCACTCTCACTCGACGGAAATTCTTACAAGTTAAAGATGGAAGATGCGCTCGAACCACTTCCCATGGATCCTGCCAGAGATTCGTTCCCGCGTGTTGATATGAATCGTTCATATTCAATGCCACCCGCAACGATGGGCAGGCAAATGGGCCGCGTACAAACCATCGGCCAACCCGCGCTCGGCTACGAGATGGACGGGAACGTCAAAGTCTTTCGTCTCATCGCTCAACCCATCGAAACCAACATCACCTATGGTTTTACGAAAGAAACTTACACATTATTAGACGAATCCGGACCCTATGAACAATTCCGTTATCGCCCTACAGCTAGTAAAAAACTACTCGGCTGGGGATTTAATGGTATCTGTCCAGGCCCGACCCTTGAAGCTTTCGAGGGCGATCGTGTCCGTATTATCGTCCGAAACGAACTCCCTCAACCCACCAGTATTCATTGGCATGGCTTTAAAATTCCATTCGCCCAAGACGGCGCCACCGGCTACTTCCCATGGAATGCCTCCCGACCCATCCTCCCCGGCGATGAACAAACATATGAATTTACGCTTCATCAAAGCGGAACACTCATGTACCACTCCGGCTTCAATGTTCTGGTTCAAGAAGGGATGGGCCTTGCAGGCATGTTCATTGTTCACCCTAAAAAGGAAGAACATCCGATCGACTGCGATATCGCGATCCTTCTTCAACAATGGAATTTTTTCCCGGGCAATGCAGCACCCAATCTCATGTCAATGGAAGCTAAAATCGCAACTTTCAATGGCAAGACACTACCCACACTACCCATGATTCACTGCAAGCAGGGCGATCGCGTCCGCATCCGATTCGGCAATCTCTCACTTCTCTCACACCCCATCCATCTCCACGGCTACGATTTCGAAGTCGTCGGCACCACCGGTGGGCCTATCCCAAAAACCGCACGCTACCGCGAATCAACGATCGACATCGCGCCCGGCCAAACACGAGACATCGAACTTGTCGCATGGAACCCCGGAACATGGCGTCTGCACTGCCATGTCCTTCACCACACCGTCAACATGATGGCCAACGCCCCCATGGGAATCATGCCCCCCGAAGGCATGTTTACCTATCTTCAAGTTGAACCCCGCAACCCAAACGACAATCCCAAATCCCCCGACGCGCCATGGAAATACGAAGGTGACTGGTCCAAAATCTAA
- a CDS encoding TolC family protein: protein MVRHILIKYDNNLNHSLRLNAFLFFCAITTLLAALSGCQVDARPQWEETKKLSKNRVPSDDLIWHRTDEDKLIIEQKVQKYLNEGLTQKDAVAIALLNNKALQAEFENLGIAASDLLQSKLFTNPPLSGFLAFPTNLGNTTASLLFILSDFYQVPKRAAFFESISAATSQRVALLIIQTAAAAELAYNQVLYYKKTLELQHGMLNQKILIANRMRVRYAHGLIDELTLRAAEAAVTQQQIIIRNTEVSEIRAQNMLNVLLSLDDITQKTPLISELKWDGREFQDLQTYVEFALNNRLDVIAAKQDITSAKLNIEYQKTLIFPYVGGGLGWEGEITQGNTFGPVGSMVVPIFDQNQAQIAKAGFVLRQHEKILENLKHTSRATISNIINRQERNQHNLKQVNERLAEIVSREVNFASEWQRKSQINQIEWLMTRLNHLDFEQQLLDMIWLLRMDDVRLHVASWGGPPVPMVTATQSPIGPVTARGPTSAAGDSSTGF from the coding sequence ATGGTTAGACATATATTGATTAAGTACGACAACAACCTCAATCATTCACTCAGGCTAAACGCCTTTCTTTTCTTCTGCGCCATCACCACACTCCTCGCAGCTCTTTCAGGCTGCCAAGTCGATGCTCGACCACAATGGGAAGAAACTAAAAAACTCAGTAAAAATCGCGTTCCCAGTGACGACCTCATTTGGCATAGAACCGATGAAGACAAACTCATCATCGAGCAAAAAGTCCAGAAATATCTCAATGAAGGCCTCACCCAAAAAGATGCGGTCGCCATCGCATTACTCAACAACAAAGCCCTTCAGGCCGAATTCGAAAACCTCGGCATCGCGGCAAGCGATCTACTACAAAGCAAACTCTTCACCAACCCACCACTCTCAGGCTTCCTTGCCTTCCCCACAAACCTCGGCAACACAACCGCATCACTGCTCTTTATTCTTTCAGACTTTTACCAAGTCCCTAAGCGCGCCGCATTCTTCGAATCTATCTCCGCCGCCACTTCACAGCGTGTAGCGCTTCTCATCATCCAAACCGCCGCTGCCGCCGAGCTTGCCTATAACCAGGTCCTCTATTACAAAAAAACACTTGAGCTCCAACACGGCATGCTCAACCAAAAAATCCTCATCGCAAACCGCATGCGTGTTCGATATGCACACGGTCTAATCGATGAATTGACCCTCCGCGCCGCCGAGGCCGCCGTTACACAACAGCAGATTATCATTCGCAACACCGAGGTCTCCGAGATCCGCGCACAAAACATGCTCAACGTTCTACTTTCACTCGATGACATCACCCAGAAAACGCCACTCATCTCCGAACTCAAATGGGATGGTCGCGAGTTTCAGGACCTCCAAACCTACGTTGAATTTGCACTCAATAATCGTCTCGACGTCATCGCTGCCAAACAGGACATCACCAGCGCCAAGCTCAACATCGAATATCAAAAAACACTCATCTTCCCATACGTCGGCGGCGGACTCGGCTGGGAAGGTGAAATCACCCAAGGCAACACCTTCGGCCCTGTCGGCTCTATGGTCGTTCCCATCTTTGACCAAAACCAAGCTCAAATCGCCAAAGCAGGCTTCGTCCTTCGTCAGCACGAAAAGATTCTTGAAAATCTCAAACACACTTCGCGCGCCACCATCTCCAACATCATCAACCGACAAGAGCGTAACCAGCACAACCTCAAACAAGTCAACGAACGTCTTGCCGAAATCGTTTCACGCGAAGTCAACTTTGCCAGTGAATGGCAGCGCAAAAGTCAGATCAACCAAATCGAATGGCTCATGACCCGGCTCAATCACCTCGACTTCGAACAACAACTCCTCGACATGATCTGGCTTCTCCGCATGGACGACGTCAGACTCCATGTCGCCAGCTGGGGCGGCCCCCCCGTCCCCATGGTCACCGCAACCCAATCACCCATCGGCCCTGTCACTGCTCGCGGCCCAACCAGCGCCGCTGGCGACAGCTCAACCGGCTTTTAG
- a CDS encoding radical SAM protein, with translation MSNPDNKTPDHHLDVVKRIFSDHSRSWDNFTYVYPVISRRSGGLSIGINLNVNNACNFDCIYCCVDRSQEPEVKKVDLTIVRAELDALLQEIINGNIWQHPKFKDVPQKLRRVNDIAFSGNGEPTTYNAFGEAIRLIIDLITKHKLDETKIVLITNATVLNRDSVIDAISEMMAHNGEIWAKLDAGTEAYYQLVDRTRVPFDRVLNNITAIAQRHPIVIQTMLMQVLNQPMPATEFDTYLDRLEDIIRADGQIKSVQLYSVARETAEDYVSPVTDQQLDDYAAKLLSRLPNTPVDVFYGIPND, from the coding sequence ATGAGTAATCCAGACAACAAAACCCCAGACCACCACCTCGACGTTGTCAAGCGCATTTTCAGCGACCATAGCCGATCTTGGGACAATTTCACATACGTCTACCCCGTTATCTCACGGCGCAGCGGCGGGCTCTCCATCGGCATCAACCTCAACGTTAACAACGCCTGCAACTTTGATTGCATTTACTGTTGCGTGGATCGCTCACAAGAGCCCGAAGTTAAAAAAGTCGACCTCACGATTGTCCGCGCAGAACTCGACGCGCTTCTCCAAGAAATCATCAACGGTAACATTTGGCAACATCCCAAGTTCAAAGACGTCCCACAGAAACTCCGCCGCGTTAATGACATCGCCTTCTCAGGCAACGGCGAACCCACAACCTACAACGCCTTCGGCGAAGCCATTCGCCTCATTATCGATCTCATTACTAAGCATAAGTTAGACGAAACTAAAATTGTACTCATTACCAACGCAACGGTACTCAACCGTGACTCGGTCATCGATGCGATCAGCGAAATGATGGCTCACAACGGCGAGATCTGGGCTAAACTCGACGCCGGCACGGAAGCCTACTACCAACTCGTCGACCGTACCCGCGTCCCGTTCGATCGCGTTTTAAACAACATCACTGCTATCGCCCAACGTCATCCCATCGTCATCCAGACCATGCTCATGCAGGTGCTGAATCAACCCATGCCTGCGACTGAATTCGACACATACCTTGACCGCCTCGAGGACATTATCCGTGCCGACGGACAGATTAAATCTGTCCAGCTTTACTCCGTTGCTCGCGAGACTGCCGAAGACTACGTCTCCCCCGTCACTGATCAGCAGCTCGACGACTATGCCGCCAAACTCCTCAGCCGCCTACCCAACACACCCGTCGACGTCTTCTACGGCATACCCAACGACTAA